GCTATTCCGTTAATTTTAATCAATGCACATACTGCATATGTTGCAGAATTAAACAAATTTGATGATACCAGTATGAAAGATTTAGAGAAAAGATTAAACGAAATTGATGGTTTAACAAAACATTTTGAAGGTAAGTTGGAACTTAAATATGCAAAGAAGTCGAATTCGGTTTACGAAACTCATATTTATGAATTAGTCGGTACAGCTAAGCCTGAATTTTTTGAATTAGATCCAATTGTAGAATGGGAAACAAAAGTTGAGATGGCTAAATTTATCTCAAAAGAATATAATCCAGCAAGTAAAATTCAGTGTGGACGCAATAAGATGTGTGCATTAGAGGATTTTGTCATTGTTCATCCAAAATCAAAAGTTCAATTCAGGCAGCCATTTTGGAAATATAACTAAGAAGATCCCCCTTAACTGTTTGTAAGGGGGACCTATTTTTTATATAGACTCTAATTTATGCATGGATTCTTGTATTTCCCCGATTGGAAGATTCTCTCCAATAAATACTAGATTTGTTGGGATTTTCACAAGCTCCTTCATATAAATCGGCATTCCGTACGAGTATTGAAATAAAAATAATGAATCAGAATGTGTGAACCGTATGTAACCTTTTATTCTGAAGATATTATCGGGCATAATTCGAAGCCAGTCTTCGAATTGATCAAGGTCGATTGGACGGGTAAATTTATAAACAAATGTTTTTAGGTGTAGCTTATGGTGCACATGTGCTCCTTCGTGATTTTCTCTAGCTTTTCTCTCAGATATTTGTAAATGATCCAAGTTTACCTTTGCAAACGTCGTAAAAAGTAGTTTCCCAAAAGGATTCAGTTGCTGTATTTCAAATGCAAGTTGACTTTGTGCAGATTCTGAAACATCATCAACTTTGTTTAGTACTATCACGTCTGCATGTTTCACCTGTTCGATTAATAATGATTGCAGCTGAGGGCTCAGTTCTTTTCGGTGTTGC
This genomic stretch from Bacillus sp. BGMRC 2118 harbors:
- a CDS encoding GTP-binding protein; translation: MKTPIYILSGFLGAGKTTLLRNILQQEKERGRKVAVLMNELGEVSIDSHAVDEETPLKELLNGCVCCTIQGQLESQLQELIHLHSLDVIYIETTGVAHPIEVVDACMSPILVEHLNVEGVISLVDAKRWQHRKELSPQLQSLLIEQVKHADVIVLNKVDDVSESAQSQLAFEIQQLNPFGKLLFTTFAKVNLDHLQISERKARENHEGAHVHHKLHLKTFVYKFTRPIDLDQFEDWLRIMPDNIFRIKGYIRFTHSDSLFLFQYSYGMPIYMKELVKIPTNLVFIGENLPIGEIQESMHKLESI